The proteins below come from a single Serinus canaria isolate serCan28SL12 chromosome 6, serCan2020, whole genome shotgun sequence genomic window:
- the VWA2 gene encoding von Willebrand factor A domain-containing protein 2 isoform X5 produces MDFHCSKSTSETSAWEQLWGDTKTHLWKVMQCSASLDVLFLLDGSYSIGKGSFERSKHFASKLCDALDIHPDRVRVGMIQFSSTPHLEFPLDSYLTKQEVKERIKRTVFRGGSTETGQALKYILHKGFPGGRNSSVPEVLIIISDGKSQGSTAMPAMQVKERHITVFAVGIKFPRWEELQVLASEPSERHLLFAGDAEDAANGLYSTLSDPVCTATAPGCKVESHPCERRTLETVKELAGNYVCWKGSKQPNAVQASLCPFTRWKRVLIKHPSRCFRTVCPDPCDSQPCQNGGTCVPEGLDRYHCLCLLGYGGDIHCAAKLSLECSVDLLFLMDSSAGVTLEGFLRFKAFLKRFLQAMVGQDSPMSVGVAQYDDSVKVPIELGQHKDALSLMESIDALDFSGGRTLTGRALQYVAQHGFRSAPVFADVQDDLPRVVVLLTDSKSQDSVAEAAKYAKDQNIFLIGIGSSFMRAELTMVTGNPQQTIVYSDPQDLFNRMPELQRKICSVGNPEGCQAQSLDLAFAVDASSGVGLENFLRLRHFVRSSCLHFIINRDVTQIALVTYGSKAHTVFALDTHTSSSALLQAIDQVPFLGHSASAGSALQHVHSDIMTVQKGARPGVNKVVVLLSNGGGMQDAAAPAQQLRHDGILVFVVVIGDAERDTLLRVAGSPNYLVHLSSYEDLQYYQGLIIERICEEARSPVNLCKPNPCMNQGVCILGPGSYRCQCHGWEGPHCESRVLRGDSPRPPAFPPRSHGQWSPRGLQHFSRALQHSKRHVDQRH; encoded by the exons ATGGATTTCCACTGCAGCAAAAGCACCTCAGAAACTTCTGCCTGGGAGCAGTTATGGGGTGATACAAAGACACATCTCTGGAAAG TGATGCAGTGCTCTGCCTCATTAGATGTCCTTTTCCTCCTGGATGGCTCCTACAGCATAGGTAAAGGAAGCTTTGAAAGGTCCAAGCACTTTGCAAGCAAGCTCTGTGATGCCTTGGACATCCATCCAGACAGA GTCCGTGTGGGAATGATACAGTTTAGCTCAACTCCCCACCTTGAATTCCCACTGGATTCTTATCTCACCAAACAAGAAGTGAAAGAGAGAATCAAGAGGACTGTGTTCAG AGGTGGGAGCACAGAGACAGGTCAGGCTCTGAAGTACATTCTCCACAAGGGTTTCCCTGGTGGCAGAAACTCAAGTGTCCCTGAAGTCCTGATCATCATTTCAGATGGAAagtcccagggcagcactgcaatGCCTGCAATGCAGGTGAAGGAGAGACACATCACAGTTTTTGCTGTGGGAATCAAGTTTCCAAG gtgggaggagctgcaggtgctggccAGCGAGCCCTCTGAGCGGCACCTGCTCTTTGCTGGAGATGCTGAGGATGCTGCCAACGGCCTGTACAGCACCTTGAGTGACCCTGTCTGCACTGCCACcgctccag GCTGCAAAGTTGAGTCCCACCCGTGTGAGCGCAGGACCCTGGAGACTGTGAAAGAGCTGGCTGGCAACTATGTGTGTTGGAAAGGCTCAAAGCAGCCCAATGCAGTGCAGGCTTCACTGTGCCCTTTCACCAG GTGGAAGCGAGTCTTGATAAAACACCCATCCAGATGCTTCCGAACTGTATGTCCAG ACCCTTGTGACTCCCAGCCATGCCAGAATGGTGGCACGTGTGTCCCAGAGGGACTGGACAGATACcactgcctctgcctgctgggctaTGGAGGAGACATCCACTGTG cagcaaagctgagccTCGAGTGCAGCGTGGATCTCCTTTTCCTGATGGACAGCTCAGCAGGGGTCACACTGGAAGGGTTCCTGCGCTTCAAGGCCTTCCTCAAGAGATTCCTCCAAGCCATGGTGGGCCAGGACTCGCCAATGAGCGTGGGGGTGGCCCAGTATGATGACAGTGTCAAGGTACCCATTGAACTGGGCCAGCACAAGGACGCTCTCAGTCTCATGGAGAGTATTGACGCCTTGGATTTCAGTGGAGGGAGAACCCTgacaggcagagccctgcagtaTGTGGCACAGCACGGTTTTAGGAGTGCCCCAGTCTTTGCAGATGTGCAGGATGATCTCCCACGTGTGGTTGTCCTGCTCACTGACTCCAAGTCCCAGGATTCGGTGGCAGAAGCTGCTAAGTATGCAAAGGACCAAAATATCTTCTTGATTGGCATAGGCAGCAGCTtcatgagagcagagctgaccATGGTGACTGGCAATCCACAGCAGACCATTGTCTACTCAGACCCTCAGGACCTCTTCAACAGGatgccagagctgcagagaaaaatctgcagtGTGGGCAATCCCGAAG GCTGCCAGGCCCAGTCTCTTGATTTGGCCTTTGCTGTGGATGCCTCGTCCGGAGTTGGCCTGGAGAACTTTCTGCGTCTGAGGCACTTtgtcaggagcagctgcttGCACTTCATCATCAACAGGGACGTCACCCAGATTGCCCTGGTGACCTATGGCAGCAAAGCTCACACTGTGTTTGCCTTGGACACCCACacaagcagctctgctctcctccaggcCATCGACCAGGTGCCCTTCCTTGGGCactcagcctctgctggcagtgccttGCAGCATGTTCACAGTGACATAATGACCGTGCAGAAGGGAGCAAGACCTGGTGTCAACAAGGTGGTGGTGCTGCTCTCCAACGGAGGGGGCATGCAGgatgcagctgccccagctcagcagctgaggCACGATGGCATCTTGGTGTTTGTGGTTGTCATTGGGGACGCAGAGAGGGACACGCTGCTGAGGGTTGCTGGGTCCCCCAACTACCTGGTCCACCTCTCCTCCTATGAAGATCTGCAGTATTACCAAGGCCTTATCATCGAGAGGATCTGTGAAG AAGCGAGAAGCCCTGTGAACCTGTGCAAGCCCAACCCCTGCATGAACCAGGGCGTGTGCATCCTCGGGCCGGGGAGCTACCGCTGCCAGTGCCAcggctgggagggaccccactGCGAGAGCA GAGTTCTCCGGGGTGACTCTCCAAGacctccagcctttcctccacGTTCCCATGGGCAGTGGAGTCCAAGGGGTTTGCAGCACTTCTCCAGagccctccagcacagcaaaagGCACGTGGATCAGAGGCATTGA
- the VWA2 gene encoding von Willebrand factor A domain-containing protein 2 isoform X3: MKFLAFESICIFLLSQALLALGIQQIHVGQEMIGKISAAGQLMQCSASLDVLFLLDGSYSIGKGSFERSKHFASKLCDALDIHPDRVRVGMIQFSSTPHLEFPLDSYLTKQEVKERIKRTVFRGGSTETGQALKYILHKGFPGGRNSSVPEVLIIISDGKSQGSTAMPAMQVKERHITVFAVGIKFPRWEELQVLASEPSERHLLFAGDAEDAANGLYSTLSDPVCTATAPGCKVESHPCERRTLETVKELAGNYVCWKGSKQPNAVQASLCPFTRWKRVLIKHPSRCFRTVCPDPCDSQPCQNGGTCVPEGLDRYHCLCLLGYGGDIHCAAKLSLECSVDLLFLMDSSAGVTLEGFLRFKAFLKRFLQAMVGQDSPMSVGVAQYDDSVKVPIELGQHKDALSLMESIDALDFSGGRTLTGRALQYVAQHGFRSAPVFADVQDDLPRVVVLLTDSKSQDSVAEAAKYAKDQNIFLIGIGSSFMRAELTMVTGNPQQTIVYSDPQDLFNRMPELQRKICSVGNPEGCQAQSLDLAFAVDASSGVGLENFLRLRHFVRSSCLHFIINRDVTQIALVTYGSKAHTVFALDTHTSSSALLQAIDQVPFLGHSASAGSALQHVHSDIMTVQKGARPGVNKVVVLLSNGGGMQDAAAPAQQLRHDGILVFVVVIGDAERDTLLRVAGSPNYLVHLSSYEDLQYYQGLIIERICEEARSPVNLCKPNPCMNQGVCILGPGSYRCQCHGWEGPHCESRVLRGDSPRPPAFPPRSHGQWSPRGLQHFSRALQHSKRHVDQRH; this comes from the exons ATGAAATTCTTGGCATTTGAGTCCatctgcattttcctgctttcccaag CTTTGCTGGCATTGGGTATACAACAAATCCATGTTGGCCAGGAGATGATTGGCAAGATCTCAGCTGCTGGCCAGT TGATGCAGTGCTCTGCCTCATTAGATGTCCTTTTCCTCCTGGATGGCTCCTACAGCATAGGTAAAGGAAGCTTTGAAAGGTCCAAGCACTTTGCAAGCAAGCTCTGTGATGCCTTGGACATCCATCCAGACAGA GTCCGTGTGGGAATGATACAGTTTAGCTCAACTCCCCACCTTGAATTCCCACTGGATTCTTATCTCACCAAACAAGAAGTGAAAGAGAGAATCAAGAGGACTGTGTTCAG AGGTGGGAGCACAGAGACAGGTCAGGCTCTGAAGTACATTCTCCACAAGGGTTTCCCTGGTGGCAGAAACTCAAGTGTCCCTGAAGTCCTGATCATCATTTCAGATGGAAagtcccagggcagcactgcaatGCCTGCAATGCAGGTGAAGGAGAGACACATCACAGTTTTTGCTGTGGGAATCAAGTTTCCAAG gtgggaggagctgcaggtgctggccAGCGAGCCCTCTGAGCGGCACCTGCTCTTTGCTGGAGATGCTGAGGATGCTGCCAACGGCCTGTACAGCACCTTGAGTGACCCTGTCTGCACTGCCACcgctccag GCTGCAAAGTTGAGTCCCACCCGTGTGAGCGCAGGACCCTGGAGACTGTGAAAGAGCTGGCTGGCAACTATGTGTGTTGGAAAGGCTCAAAGCAGCCCAATGCAGTGCAGGCTTCACTGTGCCCTTTCACCAG GTGGAAGCGAGTCTTGATAAAACACCCATCCAGATGCTTCCGAACTGTATGTCCAG ACCCTTGTGACTCCCAGCCATGCCAGAATGGTGGCACGTGTGTCCCAGAGGGACTGGACAGATACcactgcctctgcctgctgggctaTGGAGGAGACATCCACTGTG cagcaaagctgagccTCGAGTGCAGCGTGGATCTCCTTTTCCTGATGGACAGCTCAGCAGGGGTCACACTGGAAGGGTTCCTGCGCTTCAAGGCCTTCCTCAAGAGATTCCTCCAAGCCATGGTGGGCCAGGACTCGCCAATGAGCGTGGGGGTGGCCCAGTATGATGACAGTGTCAAGGTACCCATTGAACTGGGCCAGCACAAGGACGCTCTCAGTCTCATGGAGAGTATTGACGCCTTGGATTTCAGTGGAGGGAGAACCCTgacaggcagagccctgcagtaTGTGGCACAGCACGGTTTTAGGAGTGCCCCAGTCTTTGCAGATGTGCAGGATGATCTCCCACGTGTGGTTGTCCTGCTCACTGACTCCAAGTCCCAGGATTCGGTGGCAGAAGCTGCTAAGTATGCAAAGGACCAAAATATCTTCTTGATTGGCATAGGCAGCAGCTtcatgagagcagagctgaccATGGTGACTGGCAATCCACAGCAGACCATTGTCTACTCAGACCCTCAGGACCTCTTCAACAGGatgccagagctgcagagaaaaatctgcagtGTGGGCAATCCCGAAG GCTGCCAGGCCCAGTCTCTTGATTTGGCCTTTGCTGTGGATGCCTCGTCCGGAGTTGGCCTGGAGAACTTTCTGCGTCTGAGGCACTTtgtcaggagcagctgcttGCACTTCATCATCAACAGGGACGTCACCCAGATTGCCCTGGTGACCTATGGCAGCAAAGCTCACACTGTGTTTGCCTTGGACACCCACacaagcagctctgctctcctccaggcCATCGACCAGGTGCCCTTCCTTGGGCactcagcctctgctggcagtgccttGCAGCATGTTCACAGTGACATAATGACCGTGCAGAAGGGAGCAAGACCTGGTGTCAACAAGGTGGTGGTGCTGCTCTCCAACGGAGGGGGCATGCAGgatgcagctgccccagctcagcagctgaggCACGATGGCATCTTGGTGTTTGTGGTTGTCATTGGGGACGCAGAGAGGGACACGCTGCTGAGGGTTGCTGGGTCCCCCAACTACCTGGTCCACCTCTCCTCCTATGAAGATCTGCAGTATTACCAAGGCCTTATCATCGAGAGGATCTGTGAAG AAGCGAGAAGCCCTGTGAACCTGTGCAAGCCCAACCCCTGCATGAACCAGGGCGTGTGCATCCTCGGGCCGGGGAGCTACCGCTGCCAGTGCCAcggctgggagggaccccactGCGAGAGCA GAGTTCTCCGGGGTGACTCTCCAAGacctccagcctttcctccacGTTCCCATGGGCAGTGGAGTCCAAGGGGTTTGCAGCACTTCTCCAGagccctccagcacagcaaaagGCACGTGGATCAGAGGCATTGA